In the genome of Burkholderia diffusa, one region contains:
- the glmS gene encoding glutamine--fructose-6-phosphate transaminase (isomerizing): MCGIVGASGLRNQVPQLVNALSRLEYRGYDSCGIAVLRDGHLRSERTLRRVADLQDRVLTLGLEGQTCIAHTRWATHGAPSEMNAHPIMSGDTIAVVHNGIIENHDALRTELRARGYTFRGETDTEVIAHLIHSMYRDDLFDAVTRAVKRLHGAYAIAVLSACEPQRLVAARAGSPLVIGIGADQNYLASDCAALSDLTDRFVYLEDGDVALITPERIDVVDAIGSEAQRPLCLVKARDDDAALGPYQHFMQKEIFEQPKAIAATIDGIDAISPALFGGTDSTRALLSKTRSVLLLGCGTSYYAGLTAKYWLESIAGIPAQVEIASEYRYRDTVPDPRTLVVGISQSGETADTIGAIERARAMGQDLSMAICNVATSTIARSAPLSFLTRAGIELGVASTKAFTTQLVALFLLTLTLAQQRGRLDAAHVATHLKKLHELPERIGHALALETQIMGWATKFARTENALFLGRGIHYPIALEGALKLKEVSYIHAEGYPAGELKHGPLALVTSAMPVVTIAPDDRLFQKLKSNMAEVRARGGRLYVLAGHHLEIDADRDTHLIRVRESGDALSPIVNVIPLQLLAYHVGCARGADVDKPRNLAKSVTVE; the protein is encoded by the coding sequence ATGTGCGGAATCGTCGGAGCAAGCGGCCTGAGGAATCAGGTGCCGCAACTGGTCAATGCACTGAGCCGGCTCGAATATCGCGGTTACGACTCGTGCGGCATCGCCGTGCTGCGTGACGGCCACCTGCGCAGCGAACGCACGCTGCGGCGCGTGGCGGACCTGCAGGACCGCGTGCTGACGCTCGGCCTCGAAGGGCAGACATGCATCGCGCACACGCGCTGGGCCACGCACGGCGCGCCGTCGGAAATGAACGCGCACCCGATCATGTCGGGCGACACGATCGCGGTCGTGCACAACGGGATCATCGAAAACCACGATGCGTTGCGCACCGAACTGCGGGCGCGCGGCTACACGTTCCGTGGCGAGACCGACACCGAGGTGATCGCGCACCTGATCCACAGCATGTATCGCGACGACCTGTTCGATGCCGTCACCCGCGCGGTCAAGCGGCTGCACGGCGCATACGCGATCGCCGTGCTGAGCGCGTGCGAACCGCAGCGGCTCGTCGCCGCGCGCGCGGGCTCGCCGCTCGTGATCGGCATCGGCGCGGACCAGAACTACCTCGCGTCCGACTGCGCGGCGCTCAGCGACCTGACCGACCGCTTCGTCTACCTGGAAGACGGCGACGTCGCGCTGATCACGCCGGAACGGATCGACGTGGTCGACGCGATCGGAAGCGAGGCACAGCGTCCGCTGTGCCTGGTCAAGGCGCGCGACGACGACGCTGCGCTCGGCCCGTATCAGCACTTCATGCAAAAGGAAATCTTCGAACAGCCGAAGGCGATCGCCGCCACGATCGACGGCATCGACGCGATCTCGCCCGCGCTGTTCGGTGGCACCGACAGCACGCGTGCGCTGCTGTCGAAGACCCGGAGCGTGCTGCTGCTCGGCTGCGGCACCAGCTACTACGCGGGCCTGACGGCGAAATACTGGCTCGAGAGCATCGCGGGCATTCCGGCGCAGGTCGAGATCGCGAGCGAATACCGCTACCGCGATACCGTGCCCGATCCGCGCACGCTGGTGGTCGGTATTTCGCAGTCCGGCGAAACGGCCGACACGATTGGCGCGATCGAGCGTGCGCGCGCGATGGGTCAGGATCTGTCGATGGCGATCTGCAACGTGGCGACCAGCACGATTGCGCGCAGCGCGCCGCTCAGCTTCCTGACGCGTGCCGGCATCGAGCTCGGCGTCGCGTCGACCAAGGCGTTCACGACACAGCTCGTCGCGCTGTTCCTGCTGACACTGACGCTCGCGCAGCAACGCGGCAGGCTCGACGCGGCGCATGTCGCGACGCACCTGAAGAAACTGCACGAACTGCCGGAGCGCATCGGTCACGCACTCGCGCTGGAAACGCAGATCATGGGCTGGGCCACGAAGTTCGCGCGCACCGAGAACGCACTTTTCCTCGGGCGCGGCATCCACTATCCGATCGCGCTGGAAGGTGCGCTGAAGCTCAAGGAAGTCTCGTACATCCATGCGGAAGGCTACCCGGCAGGCGAACTGAAGCATGGCCCGCTCGCACTCGTCACGAGCGCGATGCCTGTCGTCACGATCGCGCCGGATGACCGCCTGTTCCAGAAGCTGAAGTCCAACATGGCCGAGGTGCGCGCACGCGGCGGACGGCTGTACGTGCTCGCGGGTCATCATCTCGAGATCGACGCCGACCGCGACACACACTTGATCCGCGTGCGCGAATCAGGGGACGCGCTGTCGCCGATCGTCAACGTGATCCCGTTGCAGCTGCTCGCGTATCACGTCGGCTGCGCGCGCGGCGCCGACGTCGACAAACCGCGCAACCTCGCGAAATCGGTCACGGTCGAATGA
- a CDS encoding Biofilm PGA synthesis auxiliary protein PgaD: protein MKNAPIIDLSLRAPRELIAERGGIVGPVLVAWFRLVRPALVGGVWASICIYTYRYLLPFNEAEMPIEQIVFYVTSIALIAGTIVTWLIAGRVVHPLAYRLRVSKMLRRSASAKMRSVPPTALAGGRPRGARRTTRILVASHDANGSISGIEWIAHAGPQPRE, encoded by the coding sequence ATGAAGAACGCGCCGATTATTGACCTTTCCCTGCGCGCCCCGCGCGAACTGATCGCGGAACGCGGCGGCATCGTCGGCCCCGTGCTGGTCGCGTGGTTCCGCCTCGTGCGGCCCGCGCTGGTCGGGGGTGTCTGGGCATCGATCTGCATCTACACGTACCGCTACCTGCTGCCGTTCAACGAGGCCGAGATGCCGATCGAGCAGATCGTGTTCTACGTGACGAGCATCGCGCTGATCGCCGGCACGATCGTTACGTGGCTGATCGCGGGACGCGTCGTGCATCCGCTCGCGTACCGGTTGCGCGTGTCGAAGATGCTGCGGCGCTCGGCCAGCGCGAAGATGCGCTCGGTGCCGCCGACCGCGCTCGCGGGCGGCCGCCCGCGCGGCGCGCGGCGCACGACACGCATTCTCGTCGCGTCGCACGATGCGAACGGCTCGATCTCGGGCATCGAGTGGATCGCGCATGCGGGACCGCAGCCCCGCGAGTAA
- the pgaC gene encoding poly-beta-1,6-N-acetyl-D-glucosamine synthase — protein MTTHSIIQRLQDFVFYYPFFMSYLWMIGGVVHYFLLEEGRRLSTRTIAASGIPKISIVVPCFNEAANARSVIRHLNAMDYPNYDIIAVNDGSKDSTGEILNELAVEIPRLLVIHHARNEGKAVGLTTAAAVSNAEYLLCIDGDALLAHDAIGWMLEHFLTDPGVGAVTGNPRIRTRTSLLGRMQVGEFSSIVGLIKRTQQVYGRIFTVSGVITMFRKTALADVGYWSSDMLTEDIDISWKLQCRDWRVVYEPHALSWILMPETLKGLYRQRLRWAKGGIQVLLKYAGTLARPTQMMMWPLFVEYLIGIAWAYSMSFILLLAVIDVVYPLPPNWHVSVVPHWHGMLLVATCILQLIIGSMIDRRYDEKLLMYFLDTVWYPVAFWLISMITTVVALPAVVLRGRGKRAVWVSPDRGIQHEERADY, from the coding sequence ATGACCACCCACAGCATCATCCAGCGCCTGCAGGATTTCGTCTTCTACTATCCGTTTTTCATGTCGTATCTGTGGATGATCGGCGGAGTCGTCCATTACTTCCTGCTCGAGGAAGGCCGCCGGCTGTCGACGCGCACGATCGCGGCGAGCGGAATTCCGAAGATCTCGATCGTCGTGCCGTGCTTCAACGAGGCGGCGAACGCACGCAGCGTGATCCGCCACCTGAACGCGATGGACTACCCGAACTACGACATCATCGCGGTCAACGACGGCAGCAAGGACAGCACCGGGGAGATCCTGAACGAGCTGGCCGTCGAGATCCCGCGGCTGCTGGTGATCCATCACGCGCGCAACGAAGGCAAGGCGGTCGGGCTCACCACCGCGGCGGCAGTATCGAACGCGGAATACTTGCTCTGCATCGACGGCGACGCGCTGCTCGCGCACGACGCGATCGGCTGGATGCTCGAGCATTTCCTGACGGATCCGGGCGTCGGCGCGGTCACCGGGAACCCGCGCATCCGCACGCGCACGTCGCTGCTTGGACGCATGCAGGTCGGCGAATTCTCGTCGATCGTCGGGTTGATCAAGCGCACGCAGCAGGTGTACGGCCGCATCTTCACGGTGTCGGGCGTGATCACGATGTTCCGCAAGACCGCGCTCGCCGATGTCGGCTACTGGAGCTCGGACATGCTGACCGAGGACATCGACATCAGCTGGAAGCTGCAGTGCCGCGACTGGCGCGTCGTGTACGAGCCGCACGCGCTCAGCTGGATCCTGATGCCCGAGACGCTGAAAGGGCTGTACCGGCAGCGGCTGCGCTGGGCAAAGGGCGGCATCCAGGTGCTGCTCAAGTACGCAGGCACGCTCGCGCGACCGACGCAGATGATGATGTGGCCGCTGTTCGTCGAGTACCTGATCGGCATCGCATGGGCCTATTCGATGTCGTTCATCCTGCTGCTCGCGGTAATCGACGTCGTCTATCCGCTTCCGCCGAACTGGCATGTGTCCGTGGTGCCGCACTGGCACGGGATGCTGCTGGTCGCGACCTGCATCCTGCAGCTGATCATCGGCAGCATGATCGATCGTCGTTACGACGAGAAACTCCTGATGTATTTCCTTGACACCGTCTGGTACCCCGTCGCGTTCTGGCTGATCAGCATGATCACCACCGTCGTCGCCCTGCCCGCCGTCGTATTGCGGGGCCGCGGCAAGCGCGCCGTTTGGGTCAGTCCCGACCGAGGCATTCAACATGAAGAACGCGCCGATTATTGA
- the pgaB gene encoding poly-beta-1,6-N-acetyl-D-glucosamine N-deacetylase PgaB: MQTRRTFMCGCLGTFAACSLFPGVSNARMIDLLPPSDPADGKTFRVICMHDVRDNLMASFSSPTALVDPFAVDTGTLTAIFSWLQTNNYHTITVKQIEESRHGGRPLPPRAVLLTFDDGFRSHYTKVLPLLERFKYPAVMGIVTAWIDAPADTPIRISDKVQVPRDYFLSWDEVKKLGQSEFVELGCHTHNLHHGAIANPQGNELPATTSHLYLQDQKRYETDAEFHARVHDDLQTCVRQIREHTGLVARSMVWPYGAENQPVRQISTSLGMDIQFSLDAGPNTPDVPLDRLRRILMMYDVDIGGFERSMREPASNRGDVDVPERTVQVDLDQVYDPDPARQEANLGKLIERIYRMQPKSVYLQAYADPKGTGVAEAVYFPNRHLPMRADLFSRAAWQLNTRSNVQVYAWMPVLAFRPPPDKHQGLEAVSAYGGAPARENGTRVFRLSPFDPEARLMIQQIYEDLSKHASFSGILFSDDAVLDDYEDAGRHALRTYSQWGLPADVGKIRENPDLMKRWTRQKSRYLIDMTRQLQQIVLAHQNIGDVLTARNIFAMPVLKPESEAWYAQNYDDFLATYDYVALMAMPYMEQAKDPEGWLDQLVKAVRAKQRGLQRTVFELQSYDWHAHKDVPARTLLSQMRRLRSEGAVNFGYYPDNFLNGQPELDAMRDVMSLKSRLDPTSINALMQMQPAQGTKTP; encoded by the coding sequence ATGCAAACCAGACGGACCTTCATGTGCGGATGTCTCGGCACGTTCGCCGCCTGTTCGCTGTTCCCGGGCGTGTCGAACGCCCGGATGATCGACCTGCTGCCGCCGTCCGATCCGGCCGACGGCAAGACGTTCCGCGTGATCTGCATGCACGACGTGCGCGACAACCTGATGGCGTCGTTTTCGTCGCCGACGGCGCTGGTCGATCCGTTCGCGGTCGATACCGGCACGCTCACCGCGATCTTCTCGTGGCTGCAGACCAACAACTACCACACCATCACGGTCAAGCAGATCGAGGAGTCGCGGCACGGCGGCAGGCCGCTGCCGCCCCGCGCGGTGCTGCTCACGTTCGACGACGGCTTTCGCAGCCACTACACGAAGGTGCTGCCACTGCTCGAGCGCTTCAAGTATCCGGCCGTGATGGGCATCGTCACCGCGTGGATCGATGCACCGGCGGATACGCCGATCCGCATCAGCGACAAGGTGCAGGTGCCGCGCGACTACTTCCTGTCGTGGGATGAGGTGAAGAAGCTCGGCCAGTCGGAATTCGTCGAGCTCGGCTGCCACACGCACAATCTCCATCACGGCGCCATCGCGAATCCGCAGGGCAACGAGCTGCCGGCGACTACGTCCCATCTCTACCTGCAAGACCAGAAACGCTATGAAACCGACGCCGAATTCCACGCCCGCGTGCACGACGATCTGCAGACATGCGTGCGGCAGATTCGCGAACACACCGGCCTCGTCGCACGCTCGATGGTGTGGCCGTACGGCGCGGAAAACCAGCCCGTGCGCCAGATCTCGACGTCGCTCGGCATGGACATCCAGTTCAGCCTCGATGCCGGCCCGAATACGCCGGACGTGCCGCTGGATCGGCTGAGACGAATCCTGATGATGTACGACGTCGACATCGGCGGGTTCGAGCGCTCGATGCGCGAGCCGGCGTCCAACCGCGGCGACGTCGACGTGCCCGAGCGCACCGTGCAGGTCGACCTCGACCAGGTCTACGATCCGGATCCCGCGCGGCAGGAAGCGAATCTCGGCAAGCTGATCGAACGCATCTACCGGATGCAGCCGAAATCCGTGTACCTGCAGGCCTATGCCGACCCGAAAGGCACCGGCGTGGCCGAAGCGGTGTATTTCCCGAACCGGCACCTGCCGATGCGCGCCGACCTGTTCTCGCGCGCCGCATGGCAGCTCAACACGCGCTCCAACGTGCAGGTGTACGCGTGGATGCCGGTGCTCGCATTCCGGCCGCCGCCGGACAAGCATCAAGGGCTCGAGGCCGTCAGCGCATATGGCGGCGCGCCGGCCCGCGAGAACGGCACGCGTGTGTTCCGGCTGAGCCCGTTCGACCCGGAGGCGCGGCTGATGATCCAGCAGATCTACGAGGATCTCAGCAAGCACGCGTCGTTCAGCGGCATCCTGTTCAGCGACGACGCCGTGCTCGACGACTACGAGGATGCGGGCCGGCATGCGCTGCGCACCTATTCGCAGTGGGGGCTGCCGGCCGACGTCGGCAAGATTCGCGAGAACCCCGACCTGATGAAGCGCTGGACGCGCCAGAAGTCGCGCTACCTGATCGACATGACGCGGCAGCTCCAGCAGATCGTGCTGGCCCACCAGAACATTGGCGACGTGCTGACCGCGCGCAACATCTTCGCGATGCCGGTGCTCAAGCCCGAATCGGAAGCGTGGTACGCGCAGAACTACGACGATTTCCTTGCCACCTACGACTACGTCGCGCTGATGGCGATGCCGTACATGGAGCAGGCGAAGGACCCCGAGGGCTGGCTGGATCAGCTCGTGAAGGCGGTGCGTGCGAAGCAGCGCGGGCTGCAGCGCACCGTGTTCGAACTGCAATCGTACGACTGGCACGCGCACAAGGACGTGCCGGCCCGCACGCTGCTCTCTCAGATGCGGCGGCTGCGCAGCGAGGGCGCGGTGAATTTCGGCTATTACCCGGACAACTTCCTGAACGGCCAACCGGAGCTCGACGCGATGCGCGACGTCATGTCGCTGAAGTCGCGCCTCGACCCGACCTCGATCAACGCGCTGATGCAGATGCAGCCTGCTCAGGGGACCAAGACGCCATGA
- the pgaA gene encoding poly-beta-1,6 N-acetyl-D-glucosamine export porin PgaA, with amino-acid sequence MANNRREQCTTVAPPNRRILLHAPLLLLLVASGSCLAAEGGAGPGGASEIAGPGGTPDALPPDMQPTPASLGIAQDRNAAPPQAPTPIAQASDASMQIAQASDPQPQTMPTTVVVDPDVAQPSEPAPDAQASSAPIRIAQASETAPTQSAPMQLAEPPGTAPPNTPAPVAHASDAPIGIAQAANPQLPEAPVQTSPTTSGTPASGSPTPVAHTPKPARQPAQSAQAATTAPQNAPTQTAQASGTPMPGSPAPVAPTPGSPPAPSATPNSQTPGAQLPGEPTQRSQGPDVEAPNAQAPNLRTADVATVRNDVFGLAASGGAIKALEEAKARPDAFSAVDVAQLEELSIRQQVRGGRDKSRSMTSSDRFDGIDSALRAADDLDKRMPATPEYSPVRTALAGDRTVAYAARGDMTKAVATFETIPPDAEISIDALAAVGDAYLYLSEPAKANVVYQRALKQATAAPTDRATRGFQYGARTRAIELREGLFWSYVDQGRSADAKQVLDDIGKSLPPAKEVRHYGPEEGDFLRYYRLRAQYLIYTGRVDEGIAALEQLEQQVPFNAEVRAAHADAVSGQAHPRQAIAMYRASLTDHPDSVEMLAGLGRAALAADDYATAKYVDQTVDNVFPDSGAVRGFKRDYKAYRSPVFTTDLSYEHGNSALADNSFTSDSYVYSQPFGDNWRVFSHTFFGHAQTDSGNISRTRTGVGGDYRHGPLTVQGEVTRSFGSDGRTGGRGSIAYALNDYWTVSAGLDTNDNSLPWKAYAAHIWGRSANVSVVYRQNDRREVKLSYGVSRYSDSNLHQEITATGTQRVYTSANQLVNVSLDLGTDSNTRNNAPYFSPGRDYAAAATVMHQLTLWKKGDMALQQRLSASGGVYNERGFGTSPLWSARLEHAWTFKHDITLSYGIEVSSHAYDGQRERSETGFLSVNLPF; translated from the coding sequence GTGGCCAACAATCGTAGGGAACAATGCACCACCGTCGCTCCGCCCAACCGGCGGATCCTCCTGCATGCGCCATTGCTGTTGCTGCTCGTCGCGTCCGGCTCCTGTCTTGCTGCCGAAGGCGGCGCTGGCCCGGGTGGCGCGAGCGAAATCGCCGGGCCCGGCGGCACGCCGGATGCGCTGCCGCCCGACATGCAACCGACGCCCGCGTCGCTGGGGATCGCCCAGGATCGAAACGCCGCGCCGCCGCAAGCGCCGACGCCGATCGCGCAGGCATCGGATGCGTCGATGCAGATCGCGCAGGCGTCCGACCCGCAACCGCAGACGATGCCGACCACGGTCGTGGTGGACCCGGACGTCGCGCAGCCGAGCGAACCTGCGCCGGACGCGCAGGCGTCGAGTGCGCCGATCCGGATCGCCCAGGCGAGCGAAACCGCGCCGACGCAAAGTGCTCCGATGCAGCTTGCCGAGCCACCCGGCACCGCGCCGCCGAACACGCCGGCGCCCGTCGCGCATGCATCGGACGCGCCGATCGGGATCGCGCAGGCCGCGAACCCGCAGCTGCCCGAAGCACCGGTGCAAACCTCCCCGACAACGTCCGGCACACCTGCGTCCGGTTCACCCACGCCGGTCGCGCATACGCCGAAGCCGGCGCGGCAACCGGCGCAATCCGCGCAGGCCGCAACCACCGCGCCGCAGAATGCGCCGACGCAAACCGCGCAGGCCTCCGGCACTCCGATGCCGGGTTCGCCCGCGCCCGTCGCCCCGACACCCGGCTCGCCGCCCGCGCCTTCCGCGACGCCGAATTCGCAAACGCCCGGCGCCCAGCTACCCGGCGAGCCGACGCAACGTTCGCAGGGCCCCGACGTCGAAGCGCCGAATGCCCAGGCGCCGAATCTTCGCACCGCCGACGTCGCGACGGTGCGCAACGACGTGTTCGGCCTCGCCGCGAGCGGCGGCGCGATCAAGGCACTCGAAGAAGCGAAGGCGCGGCCCGATGCGTTTTCCGCCGTCGACGTCGCGCAGCTGGAAGAACTGTCGATCCGCCAGCAGGTGCGCGGCGGACGCGACAAGTCCCGCTCGATGACGAGTTCCGACCGCTTCGACGGCATCGACAGCGCCCTGCGCGCGGCGGACGACCTCGACAAGCGAATGCCGGCGACGCCCGAATACTCGCCGGTCAGGACGGCGCTCGCAGGCGATCGCACGGTCGCCTACGCGGCGCGAGGCGACATGACGAAGGCCGTCGCCACGTTCGAGACGATTCCGCCCGACGCGGAGATCTCGATCGATGCGCTGGCGGCGGTCGGCGACGCCTACCTGTACCTGAGCGAACCGGCCAAGGCGAACGTCGTGTACCAGCGCGCGCTGAAGCAGGCGACCGCGGCGCCGACCGACCGCGCGACCCGCGGCTTCCAGTACGGCGCGCGCACGCGTGCGATCGAACTGCGCGAAGGACTGTTCTGGTCATACGTCGACCAGGGACGCTCGGCGGACGCGAAGCAGGTGCTCGACGACATCGGCAAGTCGCTGCCGCCGGCCAAGGAGGTGCGCCACTACGGTCCGGAGGAAGGCGACTTCTTGCGCTACTACCGGCTGCGCGCGCAATACCTGATTTATACGGGCCGCGTCGACGAAGGGATCGCCGCGCTCGAGCAGCTCGAGCAACAGGTGCCGTTCAACGCGGAAGTCCGTGCCGCGCACGCCGACGCCGTGTCGGGCCAGGCGCATCCGCGCCAGGCGATCGCGATGTATCGCGCCTCGCTGACCGATCACCCGGACAGCGTCGAAATGCTGGCGGGCCTCGGTCGCGCGGCGCTCGCGGCGGACGACTACGCGACCGCGAAGTACGTCGACCAGACCGTGGACAACGTATTCCCCGACAGCGGCGCCGTGCGCGGTTTCAAGCGCGACTACAAGGCATACCGCAGCCCGGTGTTCACGACCGACCTGAGTTACGAGCACGGCAACAGCGCGCTGGCCGACAACAGCTTCACGTCGGACAGCTATGTGTACTCCCAACCGTTCGGCGACAACTGGCGTGTCTTCTCGCACACGTTCTTCGGCCATGCGCAGACCGACTCCGGCAACATCAGCCGCACGCGCACGGGCGTCGGCGGCGATTACCGGCACGGCCCGCTCACCGTGCAGGGCGAAGTCACGCGCTCGTTCGGCTCGGACGGCCGAACCGGCGGCCGCGGGTCGATCGCATACGCGCTGAACGACTACTGGACGGTCAGCGCAGGCCTCGACACCAACGACAACTCGCTGCCGTGGAAGGCGTATGCCGCGCACATCTGGGGCCGCTCCGCGAACGTCTCGGTCGTGTATCGCCAGAACGACCGTCGAGAGGTCAAGCTGAGCTACGGCGTGAGCCGGTACAGCGATTCGAACCTGCACCAGGAAATCACGGCAACCGGCACGCAGCGCGTGTACACGTCCGCGAACCAGCTCGTCAACGTATCGCTGGACCTCGGCACCGACAGCAACACGCGCAACAACGCGCCTTACTTCAGCCCGGGCCGCGACTACGCAGCCGCGGCGACCGTCATGCACCAGTTGACGCTGTGGAAGAAGGGCGACATGGCGCTGCAGCAGCGCCTGTCGGCGTCGGGCGGCGTGTACAACGAGCGCGGCTTCGGCACCAGCCCGCTGTGGAGCGCACGCCTCGAGCACGCGTGGACGTTCAAGCACGACATCACGCTGAGCTATGGCATCGAGGTCAGCAGCCACGCGTATGACGGCCAGCGCGAGCGCTCCGAAACCGGCTTCCTGTCGGTCAACCTGCCGTTCTAG
- a CDS encoding LysR substrate-binding domain-containing protein encodes MEAKWLEDFLSLADTKSFSRAARHRHLTQSAFSRRIAALETWMDAKLVDRSINPIALTPAGQMFRGLAADILRSMYAARNLVNGYDQFAASDQVVRFAVAHTLVFTLFPEWLKQLNGEVGHVTARVNAVNVPEGVQQLVEGECDLLLGYHHPQLPIVLDPNHFPFVTLGVERILPVSTPDARGKPVFELPGTPDDPLPLLAYSSGAFLGNVVEMLLLNAAESYALHRCFETHMSEALKGMVVAGHGIGWLPESCVAKELAEGSLVRAGSADWITELEIRLYRSARKRGLAAEQLWTYIMNRPRVAADTARATGQSSEPAARIARRSVGGTR; translated from the coding sequence ATGGAAGCAAAGTGGCTGGAAGATTTCCTGAGCCTTGCGGATACCAAGAGCTTTTCCCGGGCCGCGCGTCATCGGCATCTCACGCAGTCGGCATTCAGCCGACGAATCGCCGCGCTCGAAACATGGATGGACGCGAAGCTGGTGGACCGCAGCATCAACCCGATCGCGCTGACGCCGGCCGGGCAGATGTTCCGCGGGCTGGCCGCGGACATCCTGCGCAGCATGTACGCGGCACGCAACCTCGTGAACGGCTACGATCAGTTCGCGGCAAGCGACCAGGTCGTGCGCTTCGCGGTCGCGCATACGCTCGTGTTTACGCTGTTCCCCGAATGGCTCAAGCAGCTCAACGGCGAAGTCGGCCACGTGACCGCGCGCGTGAATGCGGTGAACGTGCCCGAAGGCGTGCAGCAGCTCGTCGAAGGTGAATGCGACCTGCTGCTCGGCTATCACCATCCGCAACTGCCGATCGTGCTCGATCCGAACCATTTTCCGTTCGTCACGCTCGGCGTCGAACGGATCCTGCCGGTGTCGACGCCCGACGCGCGCGGCAAGCCGGTGTTCGAACTGCCCGGCACGCCCGACGACCCGCTGCCGCTCCTCGCGTATTCGTCGGGCGCCTTCCTCGGGAACGTCGTGGAGATGCTGCTGCTGAACGCAGCCGAATCGTATGCGCTGCACCGGTGCTTCGAGACGCATATGTCCGAGGCATTGAAGGGAATGGTCGTGGCCGGGCACGGGATCGGCTGGCTGCCCGAAAGCTGTGTGGCGAAGGAGCTCGCGGAGGGTTCCCTCGTCCGTGCTGGCTCGGCGGACTGGATCACCGAACTCGAGATCCGCCTGTACCGGTCCGCGCGCAAGCGCGGGCTTGCAGCCGAACAGTTGTGGACCTACATCATGAACCGCCCGCGCGTCGCGGCCGACACCGCCCGCGCCACCGGGCAGTCGAGCGAGCCTGCCGCGCGCATCGCGCGCCGCAGCGTCGGCGGCACACGGTAA
- a CDS encoding circularly permuted type 2 ATP-grasp protein, with protein MKPFDEMLQSGDMVRAPYARLKQWLDTQNPASLAQKAHDAEGVFRRTGITFAVYGDAQAAERLIPFDIVPRIISGAEWSRLSLGIEQRVMALNAFLDDIYHRQEIVRAGIVPKHLIAHNEAFIPEMIDFRPPGNVYTHIIGVDIVRTGENEFYVLEDNARTPSGVSYMLENRETMMQLFPELFQQVKVRPVETYPQMLRQSLAAVCPPGGNADNPTIAVLTPGIHNSAYYEHSFLADQMGVHLVEGSDLQVVDGRVAMRTTEGFRPIDVLYRRVDDAFLDPLTFRPDSVLGVAGIMDVYRAGNITIANAPGTGIADDKAIYSYMPEIVEFYTGRKALLENVPTWRCGEADSLKYVLDHLDELVVKEVHGSGGYGMLVGPCASKAELEAFAAKLRARPANYIAQPTLALSTTPILTEAGLAPRHVDLRPFVLVSDRIRITPGGLTRVALQEGSLVVNSSQGGGTKDTWVLAD; from the coding sequence ATGAAGCCATTCGATGAAATGCTGCAATCCGGCGACATGGTGAGGGCGCCTTACGCGCGCCTCAAGCAGTGGCTCGACACGCAGAACCCTGCGAGCCTCGCCCAGAAGGCCCACGATGCGGAAGGCGTGTTCCGCAGGACGGGCATCACGTTCGCCGTGTACGGCGACGCGCAGGCCGCCGAGCGGCTGATTCCGTTCGACATCGTGCCGCGGATCATCTCGGGTGCGGAATGGAGCCGGCTGTCGCTCGGCATCGAGCAGCGCGTGATGGCGCTCAACGCGTTCCTCGACGACATCTATCACCGCCAGGAGATCGTGCGCGCCGGCATCGTGCCGAAGCACCTGATCGCGCACAACGAGGCGTTCATTCCGGAGATGATCGATTTCCGGCCACCCGGGAACGTTTACACGCACATCATCGGCGTCGACATCGTGCGCACCGGCGAGAACGAGTTCTACGTGCTGGAGGACAACGCGCGCACGCCGTCGGGCGTGTCGTACATGCTGGAAAACCGCGAGACGATGATGCAGCTCTTCCCCGAGCTGTTCCAGCAGGTCAAGGTGCGCCCGGTCGAGACCTATCCGCAGATGCTGCGGCAGTCGCTCGCGGCCGTGTGCCCGCCGGGCGGCAACGCCGACAACCCGACCATCGCCGTGCTCACGCCCGGCATCCACAATTCGGCGTACTACGAACATTCGTTTCTCGCCGACCAGATGGGTGTGCACCTCGTCGAGGGCAGCGACCTGCAGGTGGTCGACGGTCGCGTCGCGATGCGCACCACCGAAGGCTTCCGGCCGATCGACGTGCTGTACCGCCGCGTCGACGACGCGTTTCTCGATCCGCTTACGTTCCGCCCAGATTCGGTGCTCGGCGTCGCCGGGATCATGGACGTCTACCGCGCCGGCAACATCACGATCGCGAACGCACCCGGCACCGGCATCGCCGACGACAAGGCGATCTACTCGTACATGCCGGAGATCGTCGAGTTCTACACGGGCCGCAAGGCGCTGCTGGAGAACGTGCCGACCTGGCGCTGCGGCGAGGCCGACAGCCTTAAATACGTGCTCGACCATCTCGACGAACTGGTCGTGAAGGAAGTGCACGGCTCGGGCGGGTACGGGATGCTGGTCGGTCCGTGTGCATCGAAGGCCGAACTCGAGGCGTTCGCCGCGAAGCTGCGCGCGCGTCCCGCCAACTACATCGCGCAACCCACGCTGGCGTTGTCCACGACGCCGATCCTGACCGAGGCCGGCCTCGCGCCGCGCCACGTCGACCTGCGGCCGTTCGTGCTGGTGTCGGACCGGATCCGCATCACGCCGGGCGGGCTCACGCGCGTCGCGCTGCAGGAGGGATCGCTCGTCGTCAACTCGAGCCAGGGCGGCGGCACCAAGGACACCTGGGTGCTGGCCGACTGA